In Sphaeramia orbicularis chromosome 1, fSphaOr1.1, whole genome shotgun sequence, a genomic segment contains:
- the osbp gene encoding oxysterol-binding protein 1 isoform X4, with translation MSESKPPTPTPGDTYKGWLFKWTNYIKGYQRRWFVLSNGLLSYYRTQAEMGHTCRGTINLATANIAVEDSCNFVISNGGAQTYHLKASSEVERQRWITALELAKAKAVRMQAESDDSGDECPAMPPTSGQGGGGRNSEVQSTLRTLGSKVEDLTTCNDLIVKHGSALQRSLSELEGLRVGGDMGEKIRQVTERATLFRITSNAMINACRDFLSLAQNHSKRWQKALQAERDQRIRLEETLEQLAKQHNHLERAFRGATVLPSSFSNPALANKGGVSGKGDASDEDDDNEFFDAMEDPAEFITVPADPKYHRRSGSNVSGISSETGMDDQSVNFDELSLASNPDSPQSLELEPVRQRRTRIPDKPNYYLNLWSIMKNCIGKELSKIPMPVNFNEPLSMLQRLSEDLEYYELLDKAAKCQSSLEQMCYVAAFTVSSYSTTVHRTGKPFNPLLGETFELDRLRECGYRSLCEQVSHHPPAAAHHAASEKGWSLRQEITLASKFRGKYLSIMPLGSIQCLFEKSNNHYSWKKVTTTVHNIIVGKLWIDQSGEIDVVNHRTGDRCHLKFAPYSYFSRDVPRKVTGVVTDKDGKAHYVLSGTWDEKMEFSRVMQSSKGENGTEGKQRTVYQTLKAKEIWKKNPLPEGAENMYYFSSLALTLNEPEEGIAPTDSRRRPDQRLMEDGRWDEANAEKQRLEEKQRTARREREREAVKAVNSPEEADAGEAGTQASEVSDESAHPDNYQALWFEKLDDPVSGETLHVYKGGYWEAKDQGNWDMCPDIF, from the exons ATGTCGGAGTCTAAACCCCCTACTCCAACCCCAGGAGACACATATAAGGGTTGGCTCTTCAAATGGACAAACTATATAAAAGGTTACCAGAGACGTTGGTTTGTTCTTAGCAATGGACTGCTGTCTTACTATAG AACCCAGGCAGAAATGGGCCACACATGTCGTGGCACCATCAACTTGGCCACAGCTAATATCGCTGTGGAGGACTCGTGCAATTTTGTCATTTCCAATGGTGGAGCACAGACCTATCACTTAAAGGCTAGTTCCGAAGTGGAACGTCAGCGCTGGATCACTGCTCTGGAACTTGCCAAGGCTAAAGCTGTCCGCATGCAGGCTGAATCTG ATGACTCCGGTGATGAGTGCCCTGCTATGCCCCCAACCTCTGGACAGGGTGGAGGGGGCCGTAACTCAGAAGTCCAGTCCACACTACGCACACTTGGCAGCAAAGTTGAAGACCTGACCACCTGCAATGATCTCATTGTTAAACATGGATCTGCTCTCCAAAG GTCTTTGTCTGAGCTGGAGGGGCTTCGTGTCGGAGGTGACATGGGCGAAAAGATCAGACAAGTCACAGAGAGGGCAACACTGTTCCGAATCACCTCTAATGCCATGATCAAT GCATGTCGAGACTTCCTGTCACTGGCCCAGAACCACAGTAAGCGCTGGCAGAAAGCCTTACAGGCTGAAAGAGACCAGAGGATAAGACTGGAGGAGACACTGGAGCAGCTGGCCAAACAGCATAACCACTTAGAAAGGGCTTTCAGAGGAGCTACAGTCCTGCCCTCTTCATTCAGCAACCCTGCCTTAGCTAACAAAG GTGGTGTGTCAGGAAAAGGTGATGctagtgatgaagatgatgacaatgAGTTCTTTGATGCTATGGAAGATCCAGCAGAGTTCATTACTGTTCCTGCTGATCCCAAGTATCACAG GAGATCTGGTAGCAACGTTAGTGGGATCAGCAGTGAGACTGGAATGGACGATCAGTCTGTAAAT TTTGATGAACTATCTTTGGCATCTAATCCGGACTCTCCACAGTCCCTTGAGCTTGAGCCAGTTCGACAAAGACGAACTCGTATCCCCGACAAACCTAATTATTACCTCAATCTGTGGAGCATCATGAAGAACTGCATTGGAAAGGAGCTCTCAAAGATCCCAATGCCT GTTAATTTCAATGAGCCTCTTTCAATGTTGCAACGTTTGTCTGAAGATCTGGAGTACTATGAGCTGCTGGACAAGGCTGCGAAATGTCAGAGCTCTCTGGAGCAGATGTGTTACGTCGCTGCATTCACAGTCTCGTCCTACTCTACTACTGTTCACCGCACAGGAAAACCTTTTAATCCTTTGCTGGGCGAGACCTTTGAGCTTGATCGGCTCAGAGAGTGTGGCTACCGCTCCCTCTGCGAACAA GTGAGTCACCATCCACCTGCTGCAGCTCACCATGCTGCCTCTGAAAAGGGTTGGAGCCTCAGACAAGAAATTACTCTGGCTAGCAAGTTTAGAGGAAAATATCTGTCCATCATGCCCCTCG GTTCAATCCAATGTCTGTTTGAGAAAAGCAACAATCACTACTCATGGAAGAAAGTTACTACAACAGTACACAATATTATTGTTGGAAAATTGTGGATCGACCAG TCAGGGGAGATAGATGTGGTGAACCACCGGACAGGAGACCGCTGTCACCTCAAATTCGCACCTTACAGTTACTTCTCCAGAGATGTACCCAGAAAG GTAACAGGAGTGGTGACAGATAAGGATGGGAAAGCCCATTACGTGTTGTCAGGAACCTGGGATGAGAAGATGGAGTTTAGCAGGGTAATGCAGAGCAGTAAAGGTGAAAACGGCACTGAAGGCAAACAGAGGACTGTGTATCAGACGCTCAAAGCCAAAGAAATCTGGAAAAAGAACCCATTACC AGAGGGGGCAGAGAACATGTATTACTTTTCCTCACTTGCATTAACACTGAATGAACCCGAAGAGGGAATAGCACCGACAGACAGCAGGCGGCGGCCGGACCAGCGGTTAATGGAGGACGGACGATGGGATGAGGCCAATGCAGAGAAACAGCGGCTAGAAGAAAAACAGCGAACCGCCCGTCGAGAAAGGGAGAGGGAGGCTGTGAAGGCTGTCAACTCACCTGAggaag CTGATGCAGGGGAGGCTGGCACACAAGCAAGTGAGGTTTCTGATGAAA GCGCCCACCCTGATAATTACCAAGCATTGTGGTTCGAGAAGCTCGACGATCCTGTATCCGGAGAGACCCTACATGTCTACAAAGGAGGCTACTGGGAGGCGAAGGACCAGGGCAACTGGGACATGTGCCCTGACATCTTCTGA
- the osbp gene encoding oxysterol-binding protein 1 isoform X6, which produces MSESKPPTPTPGDTYKGWLFKWTNYIKGYQRRWFVLSNGLLSYYRTQAEMGHTCRGTINLATANIAVEDSCNFVISNGGAQTYHLKASSEVERQRWITALELAKAKAVRMQAESDDSGDECPAMPPTSGQGGGGRNSEVQSTLRTLGSKVEDLTTCNDLIVKHGSALQRSLSELEGLRVGGDMGEKIRQVTERATLFRITSNAMINACRDFLSLAQNHSKRWQKALQAERDQRIRLEETLEQLAKQHNHLERAFRGATVLPSSFSNPALANKGGVSGKGDASDEDDDNEFFDAMEDPAEFITVPADPKYHRRSGSNVSGISSETGMDDQSVNFDELSLASNPDSPQSLELEPVRQRRTRIPDKPNYYLNLWSIMKNCIGKELSKIPMPVNFNEPLSMLQRLSEDLEYYELLDKAAKCQSSLEQMCYVAAFTVSSYSTTVHRTGKPFNPLLGETFELDRLRECGYRSLCEQVSHHPPAAAHHAASEKGWSLRQEITLASKFRGKYLSIMPLGSIQCLFEKSNNHYSWKKVTTTVHNIIVGKLWIDQSGEIDVVNHRTGDRCHLKFAPYSYFSRDVPRKVTGVVTDKDGKAHYVLSGTWDEKMEFSRVMQSSKGENGTEGKQRTVYQTLKAKEIWKKNPLPEGAENMYYFSSLALTLNEPEEGIAPTDSRRRPDQRLMEDGRWDEANAEKQRLEEKQRTARREREREAVKAVNSPEEGAHPDNYQALWFEKLDDPVSGETLHVYKGGYWEAKDQGNWDMCPDIF; this is translated from the exons ATGTCGGAGTCTAAACCCCCTACTCCAACCCCAGGAGACACATATAAGGGTTGGCTCTTCAAATGGACAAACTATATAAAAGGTTACCAGAGACGTTGGTTTGTTCTTAGCAATGGACTGCTGTCTTACTATAG AACCCAGGCAGAAATGGGCCACACATGTCGTGGCACCATCAACTTGGCCACAGCTAATATCGCTGTGGAGGACTCGTGCAATTTTGTCATTTCCAATGGTGGAGCACAGACCTATCACTTAAAGGCTAGTTCCGAAGTGGAACGTCAGCGCTGGATCACTGCTCTGGAACTTGCCAAGGCTAAAGCTGTCCGCATGCAGGCTGAATCTG ATGACTCCGGTGATGAGTGCCCTGCTATGCCCCCAACCTCTGGACAGGGTGGAGGGGGCCGTAACTCAGAAGTCCAGTCCACACTACGCACACTTGGCAGCAAAGTTGAAGACCTGACCACCTGCAATGATCTCATTGTTAAACATGGATCTGCTCTCCAAAG GTCTTTGTCTGAGCTGGAGGGGCTTCGTGTCGGAGGTGACATGGGCGAAAAGATCAGACAAGTCACAGAGAGGGCAACACTGTTCCGAATCACCTCTAATGCCATGATCAAT GCATGTCGAGACTTCCTGTCACTGGCCCAGAACCACAGTAAGCGCTGGCAGAAAGCCTTACAGGCTGAAAGAGACCAGAGGATAAGACTGGAGGAGACACTGGAGCAGCTGGCCAAACAGCATAACCACTTAGAAAGGGCTTTCAGAGGAGCTACAGTCCTGCCCTCTTCATTCAGCAACCCTGCCTTAGCTAACAAAG GTGGTGTGTCAGGAAAAGGTGATGctagtgatgaagatgatgacaatgAGTTCTTTGATGCTATGGAAGATCCAGCAGAGTTCATTACTGTTCCTGCTGATCCCAAGTATCACAG GAGATCTGGTAGCAACGTTAGTGGGATCAGCAGTGAGACTGGAATGGACGATCAGTCTGTAAAT TTTGATGAACTATCTTTGGCATCTAATCCGGACTCTCCACAGTCCCTTGAGCTTGAGCCAGTTCGACAAAGACGAACTCGTATCCCCGACAAACCTAATTATTACCTCAATCTGTGGAGCATCATGAAGAACTGCATTGGAAAGGAGCTCTCAAAGATCCCAATGCCT GTTAATTTCAATGAGCCTCTTTCAATGTTGCAACGTTTGTCTGAAGATCTGGAGTACTATGAGCTGCTGGACAAGGCTGCGAAATGTCAGAGCTCTCTGGAGCAGATGTGTTACGTCGCTGCATTCACAGTCTCGTCCTACTCTACTACTGTTCACCGCACAGGAAAACCTTTTAATCCTTTGCTGGGCGAGACCTTTGAGCTTGATCGGCTCAGAGAGTGTGGCTACCGCTCCCTCTGCGAACAA GTGAGTCACCATCCACCTGCTGCAGCTCACCATGCTGCCTCTGAAAAGGGTTGGAGCCTCAGACAAGAAATTACTCTGGCTAGCAAGTTTAGAGGAAAATATCTGTCCATCATGCCCCTCG GTTCAATCCAATGTCTGTTTGAGAAAAGCAACAATCACTACTCATGGAAGAAAGTTACTACAACAGTACACAATATTATTGTTGGAAAATTGTGGATCGACCAG TCAGGGGAGATAGATGTGGTGAACCACCGGACAGGAGACCGCTGTCACCTCAAATTCGCACCTTACAGTTACTTCTCCAGAGATGTACCCAGAAAG GTAACAGGAGTGGTGACAGATAAGGATGGGAAAGCCCATTACGTGTTGTCAGGAACCTGGGATGAGAAGATGGAGTTTAGCAGGGTAATGCAGAGCAGTAAAGGTGAAAACGGCACTGAAGGCAAACAGAGGACTGTGTATCAGACGCTCAAAGCCAAAGAAATCTGGAAAAAGAACCCATTACC AGAGGGGGCAGAGAACATGTATTACTTTTCCTCACTTGCATTAACACTGAATGAACCCGAAGAGGGAATAGCACCGACAGACAGCAGGCGGCGGCCGGACCAGCGGTTAATGGAGGACGGACGATGGGATGAGGCCAATGCAGAGAAACAGCGGCTAGAAGAAAAACAGCGAACCGCCCGTCGAGAAAGGGAGAGGGAGGCTGTGAAGGCTGTCAACTCACCTGAggaag GCGCCCACCCTGATAATTACCAAGCATTGTGGTTCGAGAAGCTCGACGATCCTGTATCCGGAGAGACCCTACATGTCTACAAAGGAGGCTACTGGGAGGCGAAGGACCAGGGCAACTGGGACATGTGCCCTGACATCTTCTGA